From the genome of Malus sylvestris chromosome 13, drMalSylv7.2, whole genome shotgun sequence:
gcaAATTTAAGACCATGCAGTCTGTCATGTGTAAGGGATTTTCAATTGTCGCCACTTAGCCCTACGTTTAatggtatttttcttcacttaagtaagaagttttaggttcgattctggccaaagacaaatttaaaccatgctattgttagctcattatgaggcttaATTCACACCATTCTCTTAgcgtagataatattatttattcaaaaaagaaaaagtaatttTCAATCGTCATTTTTCACTGGGACATGAGGGTGATGTCTTTGCACTTTACTTGAAGCACAAGTTTTAGGTAGGACCTACTCGTTTTAGTGCAATGGGCAGTGCAATGGCCGGCGGTCTATGCGATACGCATTAGCGGTTAGAAATGACCCACACACGAGTAGACAACCGACGATAGCGCTGGGAATTGGGGCAGGGTGGACAGAGAGATGGGGACATTTTTGTTGGCTCCAATCCTTTGATGATGACATTCATATAATGTTTACATGGCGGCGTTCCAAGTCAAGAAGCACCAAATGCTAAATTGGAAGGGCAGATGAGTTTTTGACTTTTGAGAGCAAGTTGGAATGATTGAATGATGGGAGTTCAAGTGTTTGTTGTTGTAAAGGTGAATGCTAGTGACCGACGCTTGTGATATGCAAGTCCTCACACAGGTGAGATGCCACATTAACAACTaacaattaataaatatttaaaatatgtagATACCGCTTGATATAAAATGACAATTGAAGCCAAACTACTTTTTGTCGAAAAGTTACAGTACTACTATGTTGTATTCAACGTAACGTGAAATGAACATTGAGATTTAATGAAACAAATTCTATATTTTTatcacttttatttttagttgaaaGACCATTgctttaattggattaaagttgagggaccattgctccaattaggctaaagttgagagaccatttcGTTAAAGTTGATGAATTACTGctacaatttttcttatttggttttCCATAATAACCCCTTGATTTAGCCTCACATGCATAACAAAAGTTCTAACGGAGTTAACAAAAAAGACCATAACTTCaggttttgatgagttaagagacCAATAGTCATGAATTTTAGTTGAGTaaccattactccaattgagttaaaattaagggaccattactacaatttccttgtattttaaatatttattttattacaaGCGGTATACTACACTAAGAGCAAAAAGAGGGTTTGAAACAAGGACAAAGTTGTTTGAAGAGGAAGGCCTAACTACCAGGATAATCCACTACCTGCGTAATTTCTAGCCTATCCAGTATGAGGTTGACTTTTCAGTCTCGTTAAAATGTTTACGATTTTCATCAGATTTTGCTAATTGTGTTTTCATTCGGTACACTAGAACCGAATATTAAGAAACATTTAGTGCGCAGGTGTTGAACGTTACATTCAAGTTTTGAAGGACCTCGCCGAACCAAGTTGTTCGGCCCCTTACCACTGAaaaatgtttatgattttcaaaAGTATACTCGTCTGCAATCAAGTTCGAATTCTGAATGCTCGTCTGCAACCAAGTTCGaatcatttttctcttttagatgaatttaatgcAGAAATGGTttgtacaaaaaagaaaaaaaaaaaaaatcaatgccTAGACTATGACAGCTCGGGTGAAAAATGAtctcgtgtttttttttttttttttttttttaagtttggaGGAAAATAGTAACTGTTTACCCCTTTCACATGTCTACTTGTGAAGATTTGGGAGTTGCATCCCAAACAAGCCCTTTGAACTAGAAGTAGTCACCTAAAAGTCACATTGAGTATCATTCACTCCAAAAGTTGCCGAAGGAGTCGGATACAGTAGAACATTAGATGCATCACATAGGAAGCTgcaaaaagaaatgaaattacTTGTGATcaaggatttacacatgatcCACAATGTAGTCTACGTGCTACTACTCGGGCGGCCTCAACTGTCTTACCACTAGTAACTCATAATAAAACGCAATTCATCAACAAAGTCAATGAAACTAAAAATTAAGATCCTGCAAAACCATGTTCCAATTTTAGCGCAGTGAATAACTAAAAAGGTTTCATTTCAACTCATATAGTCTTGTTACAATCTCATTCAAGTTAGAGAACCATTTGTCAGTTACAGCCCTTTTTAAATGGCACGGGCATGTCGATTTAATATCCAAGGATAGTAGGATACCCAACTCTACATTCAATACAAATACAATCTAACCACTCCATGttaaaacaagaaaagcaaCAGCAGAAGTAGAGAAAAAATACTGGTTACCGAAGTCTGTTTTTCAAGCAAGATAACTGCTGCAAAACTCATTCCCGTTCAGCatcttcaatttcttcatcctCTGGCACCCCATGAAGATAAAGAACATTATTGCATCTGCAGAAGGAAACATGAAAAGATTATTTACTCGTTGAAAactaaggttcttgaatgtacGTGCATTGTGTTTTATCATGTGGACACATCCCCCATCTTATTCGCTGAGGAAACATATTGTATAGACTAGAAATTTGAGAACTCGAATTATCTATTATCCTCAACTACAGATCAGTTTGTTACAAATCTCACTAAAATCCTACGATACAAAGGGAAAGAAATACAAATGCCCAAACTGAATGAACGAATGACATTTCTGAATCAACAAACATTAGGCTTCTCTAGACCCCAAGAGGTCTCCTGCCACATATGGACTCTAGCAGAATAAACTACTACGTGATCCACACTATTGCAACTTTTGTAGACCATGATCAACTCCAATAGATATCTCTAAGCTCAACCTTCTATTTGAACACTCTCATCAAATTAACACTCGACTATTGTATTAGCTTCTTTCATATGTTCCCAACTTTCTTACTCAAGGGGTGTTTAGAATTATGTCACTATACCCTTTCTCTTTGTTTGAAAGTAAGTTTACATACTCTAGACCAGAACATTCTCTATTGAAATTTGAACACCATGATAAGAAGAGCCGAGGTACGCAAAGAGTTAATGAGACTAGTAACTACGAACTATGTTCtacacacagagagagagagagagagagttgtatGATTACTATTGCAGCCTTTTAATGTAGATAAAATCAAAATAGACTAGACACTCCTCTAATTCATTGTTGGCCAAATCCTGCGGAAGCTTCAAAGTTACTCCATATGTtatttgtagagagagagagagagagagagagagagagtcgtaTGATTACTATTGCAGCCTTTTAATGTAGATAAAATCAAAATAGACTAGACACTCCTCTAATTCATTGTTGGCCAAATCCTGCGGAAGATTCAAAGTTACACCATATGTTATTTGTAgaattagaaaacaaaagattgGTCTCATGGCCAATCCCAAGTGGTAAGGCAGTGACACTGCTCCACAAGGTGATAGGATATGACACCACCATCGACGGAGGAGCTCCTAGAGCTGAGAGGACCGTAAATGTTAACAGTACTTGATATGCAACGTTAACCTTTGGAATGTACAAGCATTGATTGCCAGCTCCATTCAGTTAGGGACTGATCGGTGATCAATGTCCCCCATCACAGTCCGTTCAGAAATATTTGTATGAATCACAATAAATTAGACACTCCTCTAAAACATTGTTGACCAAATCCAATGGAAGCTTCAAAGTTACTCCAGATGTTAGTTGTAAAactagaaaacaaaatattggtCTCATGGCCAATCCCAAATGGCAAAGGCAGTGACACTGCTCCACAAGGCGATAGGATATGACACCACCATCAACAGAGGAGCTCCCAACAAGAGCTGGGAGGACCATCAACGTTAACAGTACTTGATATGTAACGTTAACTTTTGGAATGTACAAGCATTGATTGCCTGCTCCGTTCAGTTCGGGACTGATCAATGTCCCTCGTCACACTCCGTTCAAAGAGATTCATATGAATCACAATATACAAGACACTCTAATACATTGTTGACCAAATCCATTGGAAGCTTCAAAGTTACTCCATATGTTATGTGTAAAATTAGAAAACAAAATGTTGGTCTCATGGCCAATCCCAAATGATAAAGGCAGTGACACTGCTCCACAAAGCAATAGGATATGACATCACCAGCAACGGAGGAGCTCCCAACGAGAGCTGGGAGGACCATCAACATTAACAGTAATCGATAGTGACATTAACTTTTGGAATGTACAGGCAGCGATTGCCTGCTTCATTCAGTTAGTGACTGACCAATGTCCCCCGTCAGCCTTCACACTCCCTATGTTATTTGTGGTTCCTATACATTACATGTCATATGTGCTTTATGGAAAAAGAAGTCATACTATATGCTACAAAactagcaaaaataaaatacaaagcACATGAAAACCATAGAATTCCAAGGAAGAATATAGCTAGGCAGTTCAAAGCATTCAAATGAACTCACCTTATCAAAATCTCTCCAAGATTTCCAGTGGATTGCCCATCAATATATTCTTCAGTGTTTGCCAACTATGCATATAAGATTTCAATATTAAACACATCCATCAGCTTCAAATTTATATctcactgaaaaaaaaaaggaaagaaaaaacaaagagtTGAATATAATAGTACCTGCAAGTTCATATAGGCATCTGTCGAGACAAGAAAACCTGAATTGAGGAATAAAACAGGATTAGGAATACACTAAGCATGCGATAAATAAAGTAATTTGCAtgaggaaacaaaagaaaacacgGCATAAGTATCCAATACTTTTCCAGAACTGTAAGCAACATACCTTTGTACTCCATTCCCCATTTAAGTTTCACAATGACAGTCTTTCCAGTCAGATTATTCAAGAACGGCTTTGGGTTAACTGGTATTGTCTGCATTACGCAAATAaccaaaagtatcaaaattcgaAGCACGCCCTTAAGTTGAAAAAGTGAATTTAATTATATTAGCACATACAAATATTTTGGAGGACAGAATGCTCAGATTTTATTCATCAACTGCTAGTTAAACACAGGACGGATTTCAACGATATTCTCGTGCAATTTACTCTACTTCAACACTGTTTTATAATCTACCACAGACAACATCATGAATTgaaacatacatacatacttCCATATCACACAAGTACTAAATTACTAATTAACAAACCCGaatttctccaaaacaaaaaatctcTAAAGGAACAAAGTTTGGTTACAAAATGGAACCTTTCCAAAAACTTGCATTTAATTTCAACGACCCAATAAGAAATTACGAGCATTCAAAAATCCTCAAAGAGATCGTATATTTTAGGGAGAAATTGGAAAACTCAGAAACATGAAATAGCAGTTCGAAAAAACCCAGTAAATTAAATATACATAGTAATTTAAGAATATTCAAATGTGATGGAGAAAAATAGTTGCAGAAAAAAATACTCACAGccattggagacagagagagaagaggggctTCAGCTGTAGAGTCGAGTTTGACGataaggtttagggtttttcttcacttttttCGTATTTGAGGGAGGAGCGGTCAGTTTTAATAATATGATATTTGATTCTTATTATTCTTTTGCCCTTTTTGTTCtaaaaaatcactaaaataAGTCCAACTGTTTCCAGGGCAGGGGCAGGGGCAGGGCATATAAATTGCTTTCTGAAAAGTGATGTTTTTTTTACAAGTTTATCCGTTTGGCATAGGCAAAAATAAGAGTAAGTGCAATTGCGATTACTATGCCTTGTGAGTGTGTCTATGTGTGCAcatagatttttattttattttaataaaactcTTTATTTAACTTCgatcatttaattttaaatacaaagcaAATCATAATTGTGACGACCCGTctcaaattattatatatatttctccCTTAGTGTGTAAAGTGACAATATTGCCCTTGTTGGCTTAGCGACGTGGATGTACATATGCAGTTCTAAATTAATTTCCTCGCTATCGTAATTAGATTGTACTTGATGTCATGAGTGCGTTGACGCGAGTTAGGGCTGAATCGAAGTCGTAACAAGGAAGTTACGAACGTATAAAGTGTAAACAGACCAAAATAAGAAACCAATCACCATAATTCCATTTTCCTTGGACCCAATTAGGTATTTGGGCTATTATCTCATATGGACCAATCAAAATTagtcctctctctccctctcttacGTTAGCCTAATCAAGGCttaacattttcttcttctgcccAATCAGgaggacacacacacacacacgcacgcaTGTACACACTCTCTCCCCTCTTCTCGAGCCTTCTCTTTCCTTATTTTCTTTGAGCCATGACACCCACATACACCATCATCATCAAACTCTCATGGATCGAGTCTTTGGAAACCACCATCATTCTCCTCTCGACCTCACGAACTCAGCCATACCCTTAGCTCATCGAACAGACAATAGGAACGTGAGAAACCAAAAGCTCCGGCGAGGAGTCAAGTTTGCTCTGACGCGATCCCGGTGTGGTTTCGAGATTTTAAGGCTTGGAAAGGTATTCTCCCAACTTTCCTAACTCTTTGAAGTAGTTTTGGAGTGAAGTGGACGTTGGTATAGACGGGTTTGGAAGGTTGCAGAGTTGGCCGGAAGTATTGAGGGAATTTTTGACCGTTTTCCGTTGGATTTTGAACTTCTATTAGGTACGAATATGTTCTACTCTTCAAgaccttcaaatccatataaatttcatggattttagttgagaaatgacaaagttataaGCTTTAGAAAATTTTTCGGAAACCGGCGAGTGCAGTCGGCGGAGACCggagaagaaggggaatattcagttaactttaacagaatattctaacggcatcGGGTACCGTTAGTTacatttaacggaatattccatcaaactGACGGAATCTTTCTAACGGCGTCAGTCACACGAACGGCATGTGCCTGTGTGTGAAGGTGCGTCTAATGTCCAAAAATTTCCTAAAAATATGTGTGTGTTCGTACTGTcgagtagatcacgttggtatactCAAACACCCCGTTTGAGCAACGTATGAGGAATTAATCCTGGGTTTTGTTTATGTGCTATCGAATTAACATTAAAATAGTTGTATCGTATATAAGTGAGACGTACCCCGAGGACAAGCATGGACAAGCGAGGCTAAAGGGTTACGATCCTGCTACTTattagtgagtgggcatttgttttatatatatagggtttagggtttaggatttccaaaaacatttttaaatgaatttatgCCTTGTATGTCATGTCTATACCGCTTATTACTATAATTTTGCATTAGTATGAATTATGAATTATACTATTTGATGCTGCGAAggctcaggtaagcttcaggtgagttaGCATGTGATTGGTCTTGTTGCATTGCATATTGCTATGCATTTATGCATTTATAGCTTATTATGTTGCaccttggtgttagtgctcccgctcgAGGCCAGGGCAAAACTTTCATGTGATTGTTCACCTCCTGCATcgcacactcaccttggattcaagttttggTGCTAGCCTGTCGTaaagaccacaataggtggtttcgactcgtaggtgacccgtgaTCTATCGTACAGCTTTCACGTGATCGTatcacttgagcgtacttatttacacccaacttttcgtacaggtcacattaggtgactccgactcgtgtgcagacaTATGTTGATGAGCTTTAGGTTTagtcgtacatgtcacgttaggtgacttcgGCTGGCATGCTAATCTATATCGACCTTTCACTTGGCTGgcataattttgttttcattgttCTTGAACATTGTTTTTATATACGTGCATATTACtattttctggaaattatactGGTTTTATGgagaggggttattatgttcataAAGATAAATGTGTTTGtctaaagctttgtttttgcccactcaccctttggttttgcgcccctccaagaTCTAGGTAGTTGCTCgtctttggtggctcacgaggactaCACGGCGGTTCTGACATTTCCATAAATAAAAGTAGGGATCTTCTCCCtatttgtataattagtacttagtTAGTTTGATTGCACTTTCGTTTCTGATATGCGTGTGTCTTATATTTGATCACTTTCACACACTTACATAGTATCTCTAGTTAAATaagtttagttttggtttttaattattcacatCTCTTTTATAAGTATCACTTCTGTCACGCACTCTGGTCGGGGTAtgtcaatttggtattagagcaagGTTGGGTAGTCCTGTATTTTTGCTTAAGTCTTAATCATTTCGATTTCTTATGTCAGAACCATAcggcctcgtagagagccacgtATTTCTTTTGAGTTTGAATATCCAGATATTAGACAACGTGGTGAATCTATTGCCAATACTATTCAGTCCTCACTCCGTCCTCACCAGAGGAACCTATTGGAGACTATATATAACTTGAAGCTAAATGATTTCTTTGGTAATGAGGGGTTCGAGGGAGTTGAGCATTGGCTTGACCATGTTGAGAAAACCTTTCGGGTGATGCAGCGATAAGGAAATCTTTTAGAGGACAGATGGGTCGAGACAGCCACTTGGTTCTTGCATTTGGAGGCTACATCATGGTTGAAACAGGAATCTTTTCAGCTGTCAGCTGAAGATGCTTCAAATTGAGAGGTTTTCAAGCATTTATTTCAGAAGAGATTTATACCTCCGGAGTATTTGGATCATAAGAGGGATGAATTCTTAGAACTGAAGCAAGGGAAAGGTAATGCTTAGAAAAATAATACTAATAAGGATAAATGGCAGTCATCCTACGGTACTCGTAAAACACAAGATTTTAAGCGAAGTGGCAACAGTTCTGGTTCATCTAGTGGTGGTTTGAATTTTGCTACACCGCGGAGGGGTGGTAGGTTTACAGGTGGTTCCTGATTCTAGAGGTAGAGAAATCCTAACAGTTCTGGTGCTCCACTTTTTAGTAGTAAGTGTAGACAAGGTGGTAGTGGTAAGTGTTTCACTTGTGGTCAGACGAGGCATAGGGCTAACCAGTGTCCGCAGAATCAGCAGAAACCTCAGCCCCCTGCATTACCACCAGCTATACCCCTTCGGTAGATTCAGGGGCCTAGTGGCTATACTCCGATTGGTTATAGTGGTGCTTATCACTATCAGGGAGATGCAGCTTCGTATTCTAGGGGAGCATACCAGTATCCAGTTGATCCATATTATCAAGGTAGTTATCCACAGTACCAGGGAAGTTATATGTCGTATGTGCCATATTAGGGCAGTGGACCATAGTGGTATATTGGAGGATAGTCTCAAAACCTTAATGTTGCCTCTAGCAGTGTTTGTTCGTCAAGGCAGCCTAATTAGCTCAGTTAGGGACCAGGTAATTAAGAAAATAGAGGTCGTGGAGGTTGGCAGCAGGCGTATGCCGTGTTCATCACATCTCAGAGTAATCTTGATctgattatgggtacgttaaatattcttggtcattttacTAGAGTATTAATTGATTCAGGTGCCACGCattttgttatttctcatatttttgcTCTAAAGACTCAACCACACCTTACTCCCCTCGGTTATGAATTGGAGTTTTCCATGCCTAGAGGCGAGACTTGTTATGTTAGCTGGGAGTATCAAGGATGTCTTGTTTTTGTTGAGGATGTCATCATGCCAGCTAATCTTGTTCCTCTGGATATTGTCAATTTCGATGTTATTCTGGGCATGGATTGGTTACATTACAATCGTGCCAAGTTGGATTGTTATGAGAAGGTTGTCACTTTCCATCAGCCGGGCTTGCCTGTGGTCACTTTTGTTGGTGAGCGTTGTAGATTGAGACAGGGCGTTATCTTGGTCATGAAACGAAGTGATTGTTGAGGAAAGGATGTCAAGGCTATCTAGCTCATGTGGTGCAGAACGAGGATACTTCTACTCTTGTGGAGGATGTTTGGGTAGTTAGGCATTTTACTGATGTTTTTTTGATGATTTACCTGGACTACCACCAAATCGTGAGGTGGAATTCGCTAGAGATTTAATTCTAGGTACAAATCCTATTTCTTTAACCCCTTAtcgaatggctcctgctgagttAAGAGAATTGAAAACCCAATTACAAGAACTTGTTGAGAAGGGTTTCATCCAGTCGAGTAATTCGCCATGGGGGGTTCTAGTTTTGTTCGTGCGAAAGAAAGACGGAACTCTGAGGTTGTGTATTGACTATCGATAGTTGAAtcgggtgacgattaaaaaccATTATTCGTTGCCTCGTATTGATGACCATTTTGACTAGGGTACCATCAACTAAAGATCAAGTGTGAGGATGTCCCGAAGATAGCATTTTGAACTCGTTATGGTCAttacgagtttttggtgatgccattcAGGTTAACTAATGCTCCAGCAGCCT
Proteins encoded in this window:
- the LOC126594787 gene encoding probable small nuclear ribonucleoprotein F: MATIPVNPKPFLNNLTGKTVIVKLKWGMEYKGFLVSTDAYMNLQLANTEEYIDGQSTGNLGEILIRCNNVLYLHGVPEDEEIEDAERE